A genomic region of Candidatus Dormiibacterota bacterium contains the following coding sequences:
- a CDS encoding lasso peptide biosynthesis B2 protein: MPSRTALTIRALAWVARVEWGRRRRPFGELLERLERQPLGRPRSISAQSALAAVGRAYELTPFRSSCLKESLAGVGLLRSLGYEARLAIGVRGAGTPVDAHAWVEVDGAPLDRGAAGHVVLRRASR; encoded by the coding sequence GTGCCCTCCCGGACCGCGCTGACCATCCGGGCCCTGGCGTGGGTCGCGCGCGTCGAGTGGGGACGTCGCCGCCGCCCGTTCGGGGAGCTGCTCGAGCGGCTGGAGCGGCAGCCTCTGGGAAGGCCACGATCGATCTCGGCGCAGAGCGCGCTCGCCGCCGTAGGCCGCGCCTACGAGCTGACGCCGTTCCGCTCTTCGTGCCTCAAGGAGTCGCTGGCCGGCGTGGGTCTCCTGCGCAGCCTCGGGTACGAGGCGCGCCTGGCCATCGGGGTGAGAGGCGCCGGGACGCCGGTCGACGCGCACGCCTGGGTCGAGGTGGACGGAGCGCCGCTCGACCGCGGCGCCGCCGGTCATGTCGTCCTCAGGCGGGCGAGCCGCTGA
- a CDS encoding response regulator — MTIQALIEPWLPKGVRVRRDRPQALSQQRRRVLIVDDDHAVAEVLSLGLGVHGYDVDIARTCREAGEKLASNQYSFVVLDLALPDSTGILFYYRLKAHWPGLARRVAFLTAAADRYPELGLMREEGCPVLLKPSRVYEVVAALQQMELES, encoded by the coding sequence ATGACAATCCAGGCGTTGATTGAACCTTGGCTCCCGAAGGGCGTTCGAGTCCGTCGGGACCGGCCCCAGGCGCTCAGCCAGCAGCGGCGTCGCGTGCTCATTGTGGACGACGATCACGCTGTCGCGGAAGTCCTGTCTCTTGGCCTTGGCGTCCACGGTTATGACGTGGACATAGCCCGGACCTGCCGCGAGGCAGGGGAGAAGCTGGCGTCGAACCAGTATTCCTTCGTAGTTCTGGACCTCGCCCTCCCGGACAGCACCGGGATCCTCTTCTACTACCGGCTCAAGGCCCACTGGCCCGGCCTGGCTCGCCGCGTGGCCTTCCTCACCGCCGCGGCCGATCGCTATCCCGAGCTGGGCCTCATGAGGGAGGAAGGCTGTCCTGTCCTGCTGAAGCCCAGCCGGGTCTATGAGGTTGTGGCGGCCCTTCAGCAGATGGAGCTCGAGTCATGA
- a CDS encoding PqqD family protein, protein MAADMRRWRIGRDVAFEFVDDEAVALNLKTGAYYRLNPTAARAWRLLEKSPGMDALVDDLLEEIEVERGRLEADLAELFADLERHGLAIRET, encoded by the coding sequence ATGGCCGCTGATATGCGGCGCTGGCGCATCGGCCGCGATGTGGCGTTCGAGTTCGTCGACGACGAAGCGGTGGCTCTCAATCTGAAGACAGGCGCCTACTACAGGCTCAATCCGACCGCCGCCCGCGCCTGGCGGCTTCTCGAGAAGAGCCCCGGCATGGATGCGCTCGTGGACGACCTCCTGGAGGAGATCGAGGTCGAGCGCGGGCGTCTGGAAGCCGACCTGGCGGAGCTCTTCGCCGATCTCGAGAGACACGGGCTGGCGATCCGGGAGACATGA
- a CDS encoding radical SAM protein has translation MSPISNREPLSPRPAPGFLLVGPYDPTGGEFTFLAPPLGVWRLAGTLEAAGFEVQVFDPNCAGEAPEKALEKRLRARSWDVLGFSTTGMTLRYDLALAHLARRVLPEALLVAGGMEATFKPRELFRLAPFDLVVLGEGEGPLLEIGRRLRAGSLLHGIPGTAFMRDDGDLARLPRTAMERPALRDAIFRIPYEKMPYRSYWDKLERCYRVGDLPYKAEREARLAEIRSVRLITLNYCPMGCTFCSSTNFLHAAQGGTARIARLEAEECLAMLRRIVAAQPGVRTVIFQDDIFVFRQDQRILPLCEAILAAKRSGDLPDDLQFISTNRVDAMNRERLTAMRRAGFRVLGFGIESFSLEVLKEFNKAQIHPHVREVLATALELGITPFLDIILTSPRSRLDDLAETIRQAFQWMVAGCEVGMYPYVIPFSGAVMAGDPELVPWTVFTRQSIAGTGISWDQPAKILPIDPEARGVIVAIEAAFELQRRSLQRHAAHMPSRLRSFLWILCAMRVLSEAGHSTPGSEEIVDELLAHLPGAPTGAGMKTLRGALLSPREALACP, from the coding sequence ATGTCCCCGATCAGCAATAGAGAGCCGCTCTCCCCTCGACCTGCGCCAGGTTTTCTGCTCGTAGGTCCCTACGATCCCACCGGCGGCGAATTCACCTTCCTGGCCCCGCCCCTGGGTGTGTGGCGGCTGGCCGGAACGCTGGAGGCAGCCGGGTTCGAGGTCCAGGTATTCGACCCGAATTGTGCCGGTGAGGCGCCGGAGAAGGCGCTCGAAAAACGGCTGCGGGCCCGTTCCTGGGACGTGCTGGGGTTCTCCACGACCGGCATGACGCTGCGCTACGACCTGGCCCTGGCGCATCTCGCCCGCAGGGTGCTGCCGGAGGCCCTGCTCGTCGCCGGCGGCATGGAGGCGACCTTCAAGCCGCGGGAGTTGTTCCGCCTGGCGCCGTTCGATCTCGTCGTGCTCGGAGAGGGGGAGGGCCCGCTGCTCGAGATCGGCCGCCGGCTGCGGGCGGGGAGCCTCCTGCACGGCATCCCTGGAACGGCATTCATGCGCGACGACGGAGATCTCGCGAGGCTGCCGCGCACCGCCATGGAACGCCCGGCGCTGCGCGACGCGATCTTCCGGATCCCCTATGAAAAGATGCCGTACCGCTCGTACTGGGACAAGCTGGAACGCTGCTACCGCGTCGGCGATCTGCCGTACAAGGCCGAGAGGGAAGCGCGCCTGGCGGAGATCCGCTCGGTCCGGCTGATCACCCTCAACTACTGCCCCATGGGATGCACCTTCTGCTCTTCGACCAATTTCCTGCACGCGGCGCAAGGGGGGACGGCGCGCATCGCCCGGCTCGAGGCGGAGGAATGCCTCGCCATGTTGCGCCGTATCGTCGCGGCCCAGCCCGGAGTGCGGACGGTCATCTTCCAGGACGACATCTTCGTATTCCGCCAGGACCAACGCATCCTGCCGCTGTGCGAGGCGATCCTGGCGGCCAAGCGATCCGGCGATCTCCCTGACGACCTTCAATTCATCAGCACCAATCGTGTCGACGCGATGAACCGTGAGCGGCTCACGGCCATGCGCCGGGCCGGATTCCGCGTCCTGGGCTTCGGCATAGAGAGCTTCTCGCTCGAGGTCCTGAAGGAATTCAACAAGGCACAGATCCACCCGCATGTCCGGGAGGTGCTCGCCACGGCCCTGGAGCTCGGGATAACGCCGTTCCTGGACATCATCCTGACTTCGCCGAGAAGCCGCCTGGACGATCTGGCGGAGACCATCCGGCAGGCCTTCCAATGGATGGTCGCCGGCTGCGAGGTGGGGATGTATCCCTACGTGATCCCGTTCTCGGGCGCCGTCATGGCTGGCGACCCGGAGCTTGTCCCGTGGACGGTCTTCACGCGCCAGAGCATCGCCGGCACCGGCATCTCCTGGGACCAGCCGGCGAAGATCCTGCCGATCGACCCGGAGGCGCGCGGGGTGATCGTGGCGATCGAAGCCGCCTTCGAGCTGCAGCGCCGGAGTCTTCAGAGGCATGCCGCGCACATGCCGTCGCGCCTGCGCTCGTTCCTGTGGATCCTGTGCGCGATGCGCGTCCTTTCCGAAGCGGGGCACTCCACTCCCGGAAGCGAAGAGATCGTGGACGAGCTTCTGGCGCACCTGCCCGGCGCCCCCACCGGCGCCGGAATGAAAACGCTCCGGGGCGCTCTCCTGTCGCCGCGCGAGGCGCTCGCATGTCCATGA
- a CDS encoding GNAT family N-acetyltransferase produces the protein MYRFYLRRAFAGRPPDLLVMREGGRIVSGVGVNYRSVRLAGGGTVAAAILTAGWTAPKARGRGLFSRLIESAIGVVARRGRALALAFVREDNSSGRVLRRLGAHMLPTSYISFEPASSRLPAIGKTPRVRSVPPATIQSAAAREPVENAACFDYPGRLDWRGQFIERPDPVETLAIGDCAAIVERTGDTDRLQLLIGPPAERRAALEALVLRARRADRGFLAFALEETAPERTGPPGMTSKPGHFALLVTGRAKPAAASPGSPWRGVEWRIQPGDRM, from the coding sequence ATGTACCGGTTCTACCTGCGGCGCGCCTTCGCGGGGCGGCCTCCCGACCTGCTGGTCATGCGCGAGGGAGGACGCATCGTGTCGGGCGTCGGGGTGAACTACCGGTCGGTCCGCCTGGCCGGCGGCGGGACGGTCGCCGCGGCGATCCTGACCGCCGGATGGACGGCCCCGAAGGCCCGGGGCCGCGGCCTGTTCAGCAGGCTGATCGAGTCCGCCATCGGCGTCGTCGCCCGCCGGGGCCGCGCTCTGGCCCTGGCGTTCGTGAGAGAGGACAACTCCAGCGGCCGTGTTCTCAGGAGGCTCGGAGCGCACATGCTGCCGACGTCTTACATCTCGTTCGAGCCTGCGAGCTCGCGGCTGCCGGCGATCGGTAAGACGCCCCGCGTGCGCTCCGTCCCGCCTGCAACGATCCAGTCCGCGGCCGCGCGCGAACCCGTAGAAAACGCGGCGTGCTTCGACTATCCGGGTCGTCTGGATTGGAGGGGGCAGTTCATCGAACGTCCCGACCCGGTGGAGACGCTCGCGATCGGCGACTGCGCGGCGATCGTCGAGCGGACCGGCGACACCGACCGGCTGCAGCTGCTGATCGGCCCGCCGGCGGAAAGACGGGCGGCACTGGAGGCCCTGGTCCTGCGCGCCCGGAGAGCCGATCGAGGCTTCCTCGCTTTCGCGCTCGAAGAGACGGCACCGGAGAGGACAGGGCCGCCGGGAATGACCAGCAAACCGGGCCACTTCGCCCTGCTCGTCACCGGCCGCGCGAAGCCGGCCGCCGCATCGCCGGGCAGCCCCTGGCGCGGCGTGGAGTGGCGGATCCAGCCGGGAGATCGAATGTGA
- a CDS encoding asparagine synthase-related protein, translating into MADVVRASTIVTVEEFPDETFISLDGLPQLRGWPRSASCAEPALASWRGGFSCAVWNRTREELHAYRDHYGARPLYYREVPGRLVLSSELPAILDYLPSAAPLDEAAAVEYVVTGVLSENRTFHQGIRRLPAASRLVAGPGGLRIERYWTPWTGPWQGDRDPGALDEEFRRLFRGAVTDTLAGPGPLGVLLSGGPDSSAVLGMAARLGREAPEDLESPRAALTMVFDAVRQCDEGERARQTATLHGVPWRPVRVEDRSPLHGLEEFLLRFGEPPCSVNLGLEAILFETAREEGLVALLDGHDADALFTPSAAYLALLLHDLRWGRLTSELVNLKRHHKLSLRRLLRSAVTPLVPGGVRRLRRRVPAWIRPDVARRTGLEERLQPRPPAADFHESEANRALAPSVGLALEVTRCLERMYGVEGRHPFFDPDLVRFVLSLPLETRYRSGESKILLRRALAEMLTPASRGRIDKTNYVPYLDWSLRTHVGRHLAALAERGSVWLDPYVDWRHARPMIADLLAGRPSDRMAIWRLVALERWLMLRSDKHVTHEVSDETTVA; encoded by the coding sequence GTGGCCGACGTCGTGCGAGCCTCCACTATCGTGACAGTTGAAGAATTCCCGGACGAGACATTCATTTCCCTCGACGGACTGCCTCAGTTACGCGGTTGGCCGCGTTCAGCCTCGTGCGCGGAACCGGCCCTCGCCTCCTGGAGGGGTGGCTTCTCATGCGCAGTCTGGAACCGGACCCGAGAGGAGCTGCACGCCTACAGGGATCATTACGGGGCAAGACCCCTCTACTATCGCGAGGTGCCGGGGCGCCTGGTTCTATCAAGCGAGCTGCCCGCGATCCTGGATTACCTCCCGTCCGCTGCACCTCTCGACGAGGCTGCGGCGGTCGAATACGTCGTCACCGGCGTGCTCTCCGAAAACCGAACGTTCCATCAAGGCATACGCCGCCTCCCAGCAGCCTCACGGCTGGTTGCGGGCCCGGGTGGTCTGCGGATCGAGCGCTACTGGACTCCTTGGACCGGACCATGGCAAGGCGATCGCGACCCCGGCGCCCTCGACGAAGAGTTCCGCCGACTCTTTCGTGGCGCTGTCACGGACACCCTCGCCGGCCCCGGACCCCTGGGTGTTCTCCTTAGCGGAGGCCCCGACTCGTCGGCCGTGCTGGGCATGGCCGCTCGGCTGGGACGAGAAGCGCCGGAAGATCTGGAGTCGCCCCGGGCCGCGCTCACCATGGTTTTCGACGCGGTCCGCCAGTGCGACGAGGGGGAGCGCGCGCGCCAGACCGCCACTCTGCACGGCGTCCCTTGGCGTCCCGTCCGCGTCGAGGATCGATCGCCACTGCACGGACTGGAGGAATTTCTTCTCCGCTTCGGCGAGCCGCCCTGCTCCGTCAACCTCGGCCTGGAAGCGATTCTCTTCGAGACCGCCCGCGAGGAAGGACTCGTCGCCCTGCTCGACGGACACGACGCCGATGCCCTCTTTACGCCATCGGCGGCCTACCTCGCCTTGCTCTTGCATGATCTGCGTTGGGGACGCCTCACGAGCGAACTCGTCAATTTGAAGCGTCATCACAAATTGTCGCTCCGGCGGCTCTTGCGCTCGGCGGTCACGCCTCTCGTGCCGGGAGGAGTGAGACGCCTCCGCCGACGAGTCCCTGCCTGGATTCGCCCGGATGTCGCACGTCGCACGGGGCTCGAGGAACGGCTCCAGCCTCGTCCGCCCGCGGCGGACTTTCATGAATCCGAGGCGAATCGTGCGCTGGCGCCGTCCGTCGGCCTGGCGCTCGAGGTCACTCGCTGCCTCGAGCGGATGTACGGAGTGGAGGGCCGGCACCCCTTCTTCGATCCAGACCTGGTGAGATTCGTGCTCTCGCTACCTCTCGAAACGCGCTACCGGTCCGGAGAATCCAAGATCCTCCTGCGCCGTGCCCTCGCCGAAATGCTGACCCCCGCGTCACGCGGAAGGATCGACAAGACCAACTACGTGCCCTATCTCGACTGGTCCCTGCGCACCCATGTCGGACGTCACCTTGCCGCCCTCGCGGAGCGCGGCTCGGTCTGGCTCGATCCTTATGTCGACTGGCGCCACGCCCGCCCGATGATCGCTGATTTGCTCGCGGGCCGTCCAAGCGATCGGATGGCGATCTGGAGGCTTGTTGCCCTGGAGCGCTGGCTTATGCTACGCTCCGACAAGCACGTCACTCACGAGGTCTCCGATGAAACAACAGTCGCGTGA
- a CDS encoding DUF2334 domain-containing protein — protein sequence MSMSMRPPAPDAVRWLPSGKTAAVCFSVDDIHPSTSTDPYEAGGDLGRGALGRLARLLDRHPKLRATLFVTPDWRPLGLHPTRRLLARIPIVRRRMHLAPVRPKNEMRIDRFPEFVRYLSALPRAEVAPHGLHHLHPGQRLTVEFQEQDREECCGMLRRALDIFDAARLSYVRGFQPPGWNLTPPLAGALGDLGFTFVCSARDLTTAATPEAVTRSCALRDFPLLRPGIMDDGRLVHFTHNFQATSRLERALSIVGCRGLLAIKAHIFKSGGGHSMLDGLDDAYCNYLDLLFSELDRRFGEDLWWTSFGQIADRLLSPERARSN from the coding sequence ATGTCCATGAGCATGCGGCCGCCGGCGCCGGACGCCGTTCGCTGGCTCCCTTCCGGGAAGACCGCCGCGGTCTGCTTCAGCGTCGATGACATCCATCCCTCGACCTCGACCGACCCGTACGAAGCGGGCGGCGACCTCGGGCGGGGAGCGCTGGGCCGTCTCGCCCGCCTTCTCGACAGGCATCCGAAGCTGCGGGCCACGCTGTTCGTCACGCCGGACTGGCGTCCGCTCGGCCTGCATCCGACCCGCCGGCTGCTGGCGCGGATTCCGATCGTGAGGCGGCGGATGCATCTCGCCCCGGTCCGCCCTAAAAACGAAATGCGGATCGATCGCTTCCCGGAGTTCGTCCGCTATCTGAGCGCCCTGCCCCGCGCGGAGGTGGCGCCGCACGGGCTGCATCACCTCCATCCCGGACAGCGCCTCACCGTCGAATTCCAGGAGCAGGACCGCGAGGAGTGCTGCGGCATGCTGCGGCGGGCGCTGGACATCTTCGATGCCGCCAGGCTGTCCTACGTGCGCGGCTTCCAGCCGCCGGGTTGGAATCTGACTCCGCCGCTCGCCGGGGCGCTGGGGGACCTCGGGTTCACGTTCGTCTGCTCGGCCCGCGATCTCACGACAGCGGCCACCCCGGAGGCGGTCACGCGCTCCTGCGCGCTGCGCGACTTTCCGCTGCTGCGCCCGGGCATCATGGACGACGGCCGGCTCGTGCACTTCACCCACAACTTCCAGGCGACGTCCCGGCTGGAGCGCGCCCTCAGCATCGTCGGGTGCCGCGGTCTGCTGGCGATCAAGGCGCACATCTTCAAGAGCGGGGGCGGGCACTCGATGCTGGACGGTCTGGACGACGCCTATTGCAACTATCTCGATCTCCTGTTCTCGGAGCTCGATCGACGTTTCGGGGAGGACCTGTGGTGGACCTCGTTCGGGCAGATCGCGGACCGGCTGCTGAGCCCGGAGCGGGCGCGGTCGAATTGA
- a CDS encoding HNH endonuclease, translated as MLRPGVDASAIRALSTQQPPAATLQPAPAGVSRLLAAHLLERTLLRIGRAGTLVDRRLAPGLQRLRSQRLYRLLGYVRLGDYLTERLGMSLRRCQSILRLERIVESLPGLGLALQAGEVSLSKVESVAGVATAESEAFWLERARSLTVTLLRDVVRAAGAGGDTTAGAVAPADGQAPPAGAAVASASETIEQDEPGRLLSLSAPASVVGVWHWTLDLVRRVAGQQEPAWRCAEYLAAEFLSGVPDVSCIQPKASASGLAQAFDAAVDAKGPHGATGEDRGRGAEPDSGVAGPDASEPAAWIEACDAVREALASLGAAADLEAIMSVPPPGGGDDEVDAWDLDALLRRLVRQRQSLAWRQGRLLAAFASSRLHRELGFASLDDWIGNRLPMSLRRARYLMALDRRLRGLPLVADAYRRGIVSWCQARLLVRVVSPATQSRWIRYARQVTVRRLEEAVIVCEVEGAGAAHVGASPLPPVDPSPGEVGRAPADPACLHTSAPDRPGDTHLHTSAPLSGPEGSVVASIGRQSWRRIAFWAPLDVAALWDSALRACRAAAGTRLDDWECFLLFVRALRDTWDNADDPQFKRRYRIFERDGWRCRVPGCTSRSGLNEHHIIFRSQQGSDDEDNLVTLCVGHHQEGLHARHLSCSGRAPDHLCWELGIRPGGEPLARYFGERVMTRGPRVPLPARVSAGAA; from the coding sequence GTGCTCCGGCCAGGCGTCGATGCTTCCGCGATCCGTGCTCTCTCCACTCAGCAGCCGCCGGCCGCGACCTTGCAGCCCGCACCGGCCGGCGTGTCCCGCCTGCTCGCGGCGCATCTCCTCGAACGCACTCTCCTTCGTATCGGTCGTGCCGGCACGCTCGTCGATCGTCGTCTGGCGCCGGGCCTGCAGCGCCTGCGTTCGCAGCGGCTCTACCGTCTTCTGGGATATGTCCGTCTCGGCGACTACCTGACCGAGCGGCTCGGGATGAGCCTGCGTAGATGTCAATCGATCCTCCGTCTCGAGCGGATCGTCGAATCTCTCCCTGGCCTCGGGCTGGCGCTGCAGGCGGGCGAGGTGTCGCTCTCCAAGGTAGAATCGGTCGCCGGCGTCGCGACGGCGGAGTCGGAGGCCTTCTGGCTCGAGCGGGCCCGTAGTCTGACCGTCACCCTCCTGCGGGACGTGGTCCGTGCGGCGGGCGCCGGCGGCGACACGACTGCCGGGGCGGTGGCGCCCGCGGACGGGCAGGCTCCACCGGCCGGGGCGGCGGTCGCGTCCGCATCGGAGACCATCGAGCAGGACGAGCCGGGCCGTCTCCTGTCTCTCTCGGCGCCGGCGTCGGTCGTCGGCGTCTGGCACTGGACGCTGGATCTGGTGCGGCGGGTCGCCGGGCAGCAGGAGCCGGCCTGGCGCTGTGCCGAGTATTTGGCGGCCGAGTTCCTCTCCGGAGTGCCCGACGTCTCCTGTATCCAGCCGAAGGCTTCGGCATCGGGCCTCGCCCAGGCGTTCGACGCCGCGGTTGACGCCAAAGGTCCGCACGGCGCGACGGGGGAGGACAGGGGGAGAGGGGCGGAGCCGGACTCCGGCGTCGCCGGTCCGGATGCCTCGGAGCCGGCGGCGTGGATCGAGGCGTGCGACGCGGTGCGGGAGGCCCTCGCTTCGCTCGGCGCGGCGGCTGACCTCGAGGCGATCATGTCGGTGCCGCCGCCCGGCGGCGGGGACGACGAGGTCGACGCGTGGGATCTCGACGCGCTGCTCCGGAGGCTGGTGCGGCAGCGGCAATCGCTCGCTTGGCGGCAGGGGCGTCTCCTCGCGGCGTTCGCCTCATCGCGCCTGCACCGCGAGCTGGGGTTCGCCTCCCTCGACGACTGGATCGGCAACCGTCTTCCGATGTCACTCCGCCGCGCCCGCTATCTGATGGCGCTCGATCGGCGGCTGCGTGGTCTGCCGCTCGTGGCCGACGCCTACCGCCGCGGAATCGTCTCCTGGTGCCAGGCGCGACTCCTGGTGCGCGTCGTCTCTCCGGCCACCCAGAGTCGCTGGATACGCTACGCGCGTCAGGTGACGGTTCGCCGTCTCGAGGAGGCCGTCATCGTGTGCGAGGTCGAGGGCGCCGGAGCTGCACACGTCGGCGCGTCTCCGCTCCCGCCGGTCGATCCTTCACCGGGTGAAGTCGGCCGCGCGCCGGCCGATCCTGCATGCCTGCACACATCGGCGCCCGATCGACCCGGCGACACGCATCTGCACACGTCGGCGCCTCTGTCCGGTCCCGAGGGGTCGGTCGTGGCGTCGATCGGCCGGCAATCCTGGCGGCGGATCGCCTTCTGGGCCCCTCTGGATGTCGCGGCGCTCTGGGACAGCGCCCTGCGCGCGTGTCGCGCCGCCGCCGGGACGAGGCTCGACGACTGGGAGTGCTTCCTTCTCTTCGTCCGCGCGCTGCGCGACACCTGGGACAACGCGGACGACCCTCAATTCAAGAGGCGCTATCGGATCTTCGAGCGCGACGGCTGGCGCTGCAGGGTGCCCGGCTGCACCTCGCGTAGCGGCCTGAACGAGCACCACATCATTTTCCGGTCGCAGCAGGGGAGCGATGACGAGGACAACCTGGTCACGCTCTGTGTCGGTCACCACCAGGAGGGGCTGCACGCCCGCCACCTGAGCTGTTCCGGCCGGGCGCCGGACCATCTCTGTTGGGAGCTGGGCATCCGGCCGGGCGGCGAGCCGCTGGCGCGCTATTTCGGTGAGAGGGTCATGACGCGCGGACCGCGCGTCCCGCTGCCGGCTCGCGTGTCGGCCGGCGCCGCCTGA
- a CDS encoding ATP-binding protein — MARVSKPRHRPVPEASLDDAAILSRILDLMRECVVVADASGHIVYVSRAAENLLGYPPDDLLEKHLSTLGLHLGQPRPVRAGEIDPETSERTAPFKRKDGQQISISVASHSLPSASGNGPYFVSILRDATSEWRLKEQLLQSEKMSALGQLVSGVAHDLNNPLTSIMGYAQLLSAQNGDPGFRRALEVISSESMRASRIVKNLLTFARKSPPERMYLGLNGLVLKTLELKVHDFQMNHIALQTDLEPGLPLTLLDFHQIQQVLLNLLNNAEQAMRSQKDAGTVRIVTRNAGIGIQVTIEDDGPGIPRTALQKVFEPFFTTKPIGIGTGLGLAICHGIIAEHGGTICAQNRPEGGARFVIELPILRPAKAPSDGEEVKGSPSPAARAIDVLVVDDDPAIQDMLVAFLTFDGHKVDTATSAEVAMQKVAARRYDLLLTDLRLGGMTGIEFYKHLDKHDRAMAERVVFITGDLVNPETLEFLDSVENSCLSKPFTLDDLRTILHRLDHHVPDQQ; from the coding sequence TTGGCAAGAGTATCGAAACCACGACATCGTCCAGTACCAGAGGCCTCGCTGGATGATGCCGCCATTCTGTCCCGGATTCTGGACTTGATGCGCGAGTGCGTCGTCGTGGCGGATGCATCGGGGCACATCGTGTACGTCAGCCGCGCGGCCGAGAACCTGCTGGGCTATCCGCCTGACGACCTGCTCGAGAAGCACCTCTCGACCCTGGGGCTCCATCTCGGTCAGCCCCGGCCGGTTCGAGCCGGAGAGATCGATCCGGAGACATCCGAACGGACCGCTCCCTTCAAGCGAAAGGACGGCCAGCAGATCTCCATCTCGGTCGCCTCGCACTCGCTTCCCTCGGCATCCGGAAACGGTCCGTACTTCGTCAGCATCCTGCGCGACGCGACCAGCGAGTGGCGTCTGAAAGAACAGCTGCTTCAGAGCGAGAAGATGTCGGCGCTGGGGCAGCTGGTCTCCGGAGTCGCGCACGACTTGAACAACCCTTTGACCAGCATCATGGGGTACGCGCAGCTCCTCAGCGCGCAGAACGGCGACCCCGGGTTCCGCCGGGCGCTCGAGGTCATCTCGTCCGAGTCGATGCGGGCCTCCCGAATCGTCAAGAACCTTCTGACCTTCGCCCGCAAGTCTCCGCCGGAGCGGATGTATCTGGGTCTGAATGGTCTGGTGCTGAAGACCCTCGAGCTCAAGGTGCACGACTTCCAGATGAACCACATCGCGCTCCAGACGGACCTCGAGCCGGGACTTCCCCTGACGCTCCTCGACTTCCATCAGATTCAGCAGGTCCTGCTCAATCTTCTCAACAACGCCGAGCAGGCGATGCGCTCGCAGAAGGATGCAGGCACGGTGCGCATCGTGACGCGGAATGCGGGGATCGGGATTCAGGTGACCATCGAGGACGACGGACCGGGAATTCCCCGCACCGCTTTGCAGAAGGTCTTCGAGCCGTTCTTCACGACCAAGCCGATCGGGATCGGCACCGGGCTCGGCCTGGCCATCTGCCACGGCATCATCGCCGAGCACGGGGGGACGATCTGCGCGCAGAACCGTCCCGAGGGGGGCGCGCGCTTCGTCATCGAGCTGCCGATCCTCAGGCCGGCCAAGGCGCCATCCGATGGCGAGGAGGTGAAGGGGTCCCCCAGTCCGGCGGCACGCGCCATCGATGTCCTGGTCGTCGACGATGATCCGGCGATTCAGGACATGCTCGTCGCCTTCCTGACCTTCGACGGCCACAAGGTCGACACGGCGACCTCGGCGGAGGTGGCGATGCAGAAGGTCGCGGCGCGGCGCTACGACCTCCTCCTGACCGATCTGCGGCTGGGCGGCATGACGGGTATCGAGTTCTACAAGCATCTGGACAAGCACGATCGGGCGATGGCCGAGCGGGTGGTCTTTATTACCGGTGACCTGGTGAATCCGGAAACTCTCGAATTTCTGGACTCTGTCGAGAACTCCTGCCTTTCGAAACCGTTCACCCTGGACGACCTGCGGACGATTCTCCACCGCCTCGATCACCATGTCCCCGATCAGCAATAG
- a CDS encoding response regulator — MERDATQSERPRRVLLVDDESSIRDCLSEFLLHKGFKVDPASDCLDAIVEAMTKSHDCLVLDLNFPDINGVFLFHQIKRINRELAERTIFITGLDERHPVHQRALETGVPVLAKPFDFTRLSDILDGYCEST; from the coding sequence ATGGAACGAGACGCGACTCAATCCGAACGTCCGAGAAGGGTCCTGCTCGTCGACGACGAGTCGTCGATCCGGGACTGCCTCTCGGAATTTCTTCTGCACAAGGGATTCAAGGTGGACCCCGCCTCGGACTGCCTGGATGCCATCGTCGAGGCCATGACCAAGTCGCATGATTGTCTGGTCCTCGACCTGAATTTCCCGGACATCAACGGTGTTTTCCTGTTCCACCAGATCAAACGAATCAACCGGGAGCTCGCGGAACGCACGATCTTCATCACGGGGCTGGACGAGCGCCATCCGGTGCATCAGCGGGCGCTGGAGACGGGTGTCCCTGTCCTGGCCAAACCGTTCGATTTCACGCGTCTGTCCGACATTCTCGACGGCTACTGCGAGTCGACCTAG